GGCCCAATTGGAAGGAGCGGCGCATTCGTTCCATACGTCCAAACACAATGGAATCAGCTCGCTCGGTTTTCCTTCGACCTTTCCCAAGACTTTCAGCTTCGTCGAGCCGTCGTCAGATGCCACTTGCCCGCAGGATCCGCGATGGCCCCTACTAGGCATCACTATTGGGGCGCTCGCTGCCCTGTGGCTCTTCTGCTCGTCCCCTGCGGTGTTATTCTTCAGCACGTTCTTCATGCTTTTTAGCCAGGTTGGATTGGTCTCTGATCCACCACCTCGGGCTGAACTGGCCGCTCTTATGTCCGTCTTCGTCGCTCGGCTTCTCCCAGCATCATTTGTTGCATATGTCCTGTTTAGATACTGTGCGCGACCACTCTTAACGCCGCTATCGTCCCCTATCTATCAGTTCAGCAAgaccttgctcttcttgcctCCTGCGTTCTTTGGTGGTCTGAACAACTATACTTTCGCAAGATTGATCCCCCTTGAGCGTCTGACGCCGCATGATATTCAGCAACAACCCGGTGCGAAGCTCGCATTAGCCATAGTCATTCCTACCGTCCTCGGTATCATCTtaacccaaacccaccaaatTCGCATGGGTGGCTTGATGCCACATTACTTGAAGGTGTACGGAACGATGGCGCTGATTCTTCTGATTCTGCTCCCACTCCCCGGGCTCCGTCTTCGCATTCACCATTACATCCTTGCGATTCTCTTGATGTATGGGACGGCTTTCCCCACTCGGCCATCATTAGTCTACCAGGGATTGCTGCTTGGTCTCTTTATCAACGGTATTGCCAGGTGGGGCTTTGCTTCCATCATCGAAACGCCCGCTGCGCTGGGCGAACAAGCCCCAGGCCCCGGTGGGTCGCATGGATGGTGGGGAGGCACCTCACCCCATGTCAACGATAGCTCTGTCACCATTTCTCTCCCAGATAGAGGCTCCGGCGAGCCCTATCATGGCAACGGCAACATTACGTTCACGCTATGGGAGCGAGAACGCATGGACAAACTGGGTGTGGACGGAGTCTCGGTCCTAGTCAACGATGTTGAGCGCTGGCGCGGTTACCTGGACGAGGACCCCGCGGGAGAGTTCACCTGGCATCGCCACGGCCACGCAGGCCTCGAACTACATCACACATCCTCAACTGACGGTGATTTCGAGGTCTCGTCCTCggagctcgagctcgaaCAGATTCATCCCAGCGACGAGGGCAAACCCGAAACCCTGTTCTTCCGCTTTGCGTTCTTGAGGGGCGCCGAGGCAGGAAAGTACGGGGGTTCTGGGGTCTGGCTCGAGGAAGGGGACTGGATCTCGCCCCCGCCGCCTAAAAACTAGATTTTTCTCCTTTTATTTTCGGTTATCTTTATCGGGAGTACTGCGTACTAGACCGGGATATACTCCACCTATACCCTGCGGTGTTTTGGGTTGGATACGCACACGATCAATTTGGTTTGGATTTGCATATCATGAGTTATGAATGAAATCGGTTTTATGGAACCGTCTACACAATATATTATTCCGTAGCAGTAATTGCATTCCCGTTACTATTCACAGGTACCTGGCGAATGGTGGGTATTAAAACCGAAACAGCGGGCGGTGAAGAGCCGAGGCCCCCGTTCTCAATTACGTATCCGCATCAACACCGAGagcttccatctccatcgcatCTTCCTCAGTCCATATTCCTCACATCAGTCTCCTTCACATGATCCATATATCATACGCACTTACTTAACGCCAATAATGGAACACGCAGACCCCTTTCTTCAAGTCCAAGCGTAA
This sequence is a window from Aspergillus puulaauensis MK2 DNA, chromosome 6, nearly complete sequence. Protein-coding genes within it:
- a CDS encoding LCCL domain-containing protein (COG:S;~EggNog:ENOG410PUEV;~InterPro:IPR036609,IPR004043;~PFAM:PF03815;~TransMembrane:8 (o112-131i294-327o339-361i382-399o419-438i450-468o474-490i495-514o)), yielding MLGEGPGDGSRVYIPPAVEVEDQSDDPDAPDLLPRHVDTGPTVLPVWLRESSKSFRWSWVPLPIRKAARTTAEFVKGPDPPYPLLLNPLFPQIQELPKRYLDKFFPKRKHKVSLLLLLYFAWFLPWAILFLHSRSAGYIEGYGRPITLSCSSTFWTPGNGCGLNGNDCRPFTAAATPFRCPANCRDTKTIEPYTFGNQTINYRGLVIGGPEPGSDEPGVYRADSFICQAALHAGVIDNDGGCGVAQLEGAAHSFHTSKHNGISSLGFPSTFPKTFSFVEPSSDATCPQDPRWPLLGITIGALAALWLFCSSPAVLFFSTFFMLFSQVGLVSDPPPRAELAALMSVFVARLLPASFVAYVLFRYCARPLLTPLSSPIYQFSKTLLFLPPAFFGGLNNYTFARLIPLERLTPHDIQQQPGAKLALAIVIPTVLGIILTQTHQIRMGGLMPHYLKVYGTMALILLILLPLPGLRLRIHHYILAILLMYGTAFPTRPSLVYQGLLLGLFINGIARWGFASIIETPAALGEQAPGPGGSHGWWGGTSPHVNDSSVTISLPDRGSGEPYHGNGNITFTLWERERMDKLGVDGVSVLVNDVERWRGYLDEDPAGEFTWHRHGHAGLELHHTSSTDGDFEVSSSELELEQIHPSDEGKPETLFFRFAFLRGAEAGKYGGSGVWLEEGDWISPPPPKN